In Geminicoccaceae bacterium, a single window of DNA contains:
- the map gene encoding type I methionyl aminopeptidase: protein MLSRLKQRKAVPSVPVHGPKAFAGMRRAGMICAAVLDGIEAHVAAGITTAELDDLCHELMRSMDATPAPLNYRGYPKATCISLNEVVCHGIPDSRKLVSGDILNIDVTVIHDGWHGDSSRMYFVGTPSPQARRLCRVTFEAMWRGIRAARPGGHLGDIGHAIQSYTESQGMSVVRNYCGHGIGQEFHTPPQVLHVGLPGKGLKLEAGMFLTVEPMINLGSGETTLLEDGWTVITTDGSLSAQFEHTIAITEDGVEAFTLSPDGRHHPPW from the coding sequence CAGGCATGATCTGCGCGGCAGTCCTCGATGGTATCGAGGCCCATGTGGCAGCCGGTATCACCACCGCCGAACTCGACGACCTCTGCCATGAACTCATGCGCTCGATGGACGCGACGCCGGCACCGCTCAACTATCGCGGCTACCCCAAAGCCACCTGCATTTCTCTCAATGAAGTGGTCTGTCACGGCATTCCCGACAGCCGCAAGCTGGTGAGCGGGGACATTCTCAACATCGACGTCACCGTGATCCATGATGGCTGGCACGGTGACAGCAGCCGCATGTATTTTGTCGGGACGCCGTCCCCGCAGGCCCGCAGGCTGTGCCGGGTAACCTTCGAGGCGATGTGGCGCGGCATCCGTGCGGCCCGGCCCGGCGGTCATCTGGGCGATATCGGCCACGCCATCCAGTCCTACACCGAAAGCCAGGGCATGAGCGTGGTCCGCAATTATTGCGGTCACGGCATCGGACAGGAATTCCACACCCCGCCGCAGGTGCTTCACGTCGGTTTGCCCGGAAAGGGCCTGAAACTCGAAGCGGGGATGTTCCTCACCGTCGAGCCGATGATCAACCTCGGCTCGGGCGAGACGACGCTGCTCGAAGACGGCTGGACCGTGATCACCACCGACGGCAGCCTTTCCGCGCAGTTCGAACATACCATCGCCATCACCGAGGATGGCGTCGAAGCCTTCACCCTTTCGCCCGACGGGAGACACCACCCACCATGGTAG